From a single Petroclostridium xylanilyticum genomic region:
- a CDS encoding YwmB family TATA-box binding protein, giving the protein MKKLLAVTVLTLIVISFLWYSPATFGKIAYDQAVMNAFNNSQADILTASILCKGVLGNYKPDITQLEEIVKEISNAFEFDISSGDQGHNSSDTYLEYWFSGKTLNNDRLKIEAWSEQQEKSNQFKSYIAIELSQDGLRNDFELMKNEIQRIIMPYVSTLQITSNITGTYKGNLDEKQIENISTKILNDSNAKKVRYTRKDNIVSVSAFSPLYGELSLLKDKKANLELSIRYSAYDDKTYISLNSQKTIK; this is encoded by the coding sequence ATGAAAAAGCTACTGGCAGTTACTGTTCTTACCTTAATCGTTATTTCGTTTTTATGGTATTCGCCCGCAACATTTGGAAAAATAGCCTATGACCAAGCGGTAATGAATGCTTTTAATAATTCCCAGGCCGATATTTTGACAGCCAGTATACTATGTAAGGGGGTATTGGGTAATTACAAACCGGATATAACGCAGTTAGAAGAGATTGTAAAGGAAATATCAAACGCCTTTGAATTTGATATTTCTTCAGGAGACCAGGGACATAATTCAAGCGATACATATCTGGAATATTGGTTTTCTGGCAAAACACTTAATAACGACCGCTTAAAAATAGAAGCCTGGTCTGAACAGCAGGAAAAATCAAACCAATTTAAAAGTTACATAGCTATTGAATTATCACAGGATGGTTTACGTAATGATTTTGAATTGATGAAGAATGAGATACAAAGGATTATTATGCCATATGTCTCAACATTACAAATTACCAGCAATATCACCGGAACATACAAAGGAAATCTGGATGAAAAGCAAATTGAAAATATAAGTACTAAAATCCTTAATGACTCAAATGCAAAAAAAGTACGTTATACCAGGAAAGATAATATCGTTAGTGTTTCAGCATTTAGTCCTTTATACGGTGAACTTTCATTGTTGAAAGATAAAAAGGCAAATTTAGAGTTATCCATAAGATACAGTGCCTATGATGATAAGACATATATTTCACTAAATTCGCAAAAAACTATTAAATGA
- the murA gene encoding UDP-N-acetylglucosamine 1-carboxyvinyltransferase, with product MSKIIITHSPPLSGTVKVSGAKNSALPILAACLLADGESVIEDIPNLTDIQNMYDLLKWIGLEINPLSNNSVRLRTSKLKNYVAPYELVSKMRASFLVMGPLLARVGRTRISLPGGCAIGTRPIDLHLKGFTAMGAKITQGHGYVEAKARKLKGAKIYLDFPSVGATENILMAACLAEGQTIIENAAVEPEIVDLANFLITMGADIKGAGTDTIKINGVKSLKGCNHIVIPDRIEAGTFMVAAAITKGNIKIDNVVPDHLKPVSAKMREIGVDVKEEDTSIIVSATDKFKPADIKTLPFPGFPTDMQSQFMALMSIIDGTSIIIETIFENRFMHVSELKRMGANIKIEGRSAVIEGIKKLTGAQVKATDLRAGAALVLAGLAAEGETEISDVEHIDRGYCEFEKKLISLGAKMKRIDAE from the coding sequence GTGTCTAAGATTATTATTACTCACTCACCTCCATTAAGCGGAACTGTAAAAGTAAGTGGTGCAAAAAACTCTGCACTGCCGATTTTAGCAGCATGTTTATTAGCTGATGGTGAAAGTGTAATTGAAGATATACCCAATTTAACAGATATTCAAAATATGTACGATTTGCTCAAGTGGATAGGACTAGAAATCAATCCACTGAGTAATAACAGTGTCAGACTCCGAACATCCAAGTTGAAAAATTATGTTGCTCCATATGAGTTGGTGAGTAAAATGAGAGCATCATTTCTGGTAATGGGACCACTTTTAGCCCGGGTAGGCCGTACGAGAATATCCTTACCTGGAGGATGTGCAATTGGAACAAGACCCATAGACCTTCATCTAAAGGGTTTTACTGCTATGGGGGCAAAAATTACACAAGGTCACGGATATGTGGAAGCAAAAGCCAGAAAGTTAAAAGGAGCAAAAATATATCTGGATTTTCCCAGTGTTGGAGCTACTGAAAACATACTAATGGCAGCTTGTCTGGCAGAAGGGCAGACAATTATAGAAAATGCTGCGGTTGAACCTGAGATAGTAGACCTGGCAAATTTTTTAATTACCATGGGTGCAGATATCAAAGGAGCAGGGACAGATACTATAAAAATTAACGGAGTAAAAAGCTTAAAAGGATGCAATCATATTGTTATTCCTGATCGGATAGAGGCCGGAACCTTCATGGTAGCTGCAGCAATAACAAAAGGCAATATAAAAATTGACAATGTAGTGCCTGATCATCTAAAACCTGTAAGTGCAAAAATGAGGGAGATTGGTGTTGATGTAAAAGAAGAGGATACTTCAATTATTGTTAGTGCCACAGACAAATTTAAACCAGCCGATATCAAGACATTGCCTTTTCCAGGATTTCCGACAGATATGCAGTCACAATTTATGGCACTTATGAGCATTATAGATGGGACAAGCATAATCATTGAAACTATATTTGAAAATAGATTTATGCATGTCAGCGAATTAAAAAGAATGGGAGCAAATATAAAGATTGAAGGAAGATCAGCAGTAATAGAAGGGATAAAGAAGCTTACAGGAGCACAAGTGAAAGCTACAGATCTAAGAGCAGGTGCTGCCCTGGTCTTAGCAGGCCTTGCTGCAGAAGGGGAAACGGAGATAAGTGACGTTGAACATATCGATCGTGGGTATTGTGAGTTTGAGAAAAAACTGATATCGTTAGGTGCGAAGATGAAGAGAATAGACGCGGAATGA
- a CDS encoding V-type ATP synthase subunit C, translating into MAVNNDTQYAYAVARIRAIERKLLDKSKIDRMVDARSPEEALKVLTDAEYGYSAGEISSVYEYEQLLREEHKKVYKLLKEIAPQPEVFDLFLVRNDYHNAKVILKAEFLGQDFDELLTDTGSIPATKLKIMIKDRNMSDMPVIMQKAIEECIDTFNRTGDPQVIDLILDKASFRQMKETAERSKVKFVIDLVEILIDLANIKTFLRVKRLKKSWDFLNKILIPGGRIDLKVFVQKLEEPLEGFVEALRYTPYGVFCEEGIENFKSTGNLTNFEKLSDDFVISFIKKAKYVSLGIEPLVGYLMAKENEIKIARIIMVGKINNISNEIIRERLREAYV; encoded by the coding sequence TTGGCGGTTAATAATGATACACAATACGCATACGCCGTTGCTAGAATACGGGCAATTGAAAGAAAGCTGTTGGATAAGAGTAAAATTGATAGAATGGTGGATGCCAGATCTCCGGAAGAAGCTTTAAAAGTGTTGACTGATGCTGAATATGGATATTCAGCAGGAGAAATATCCAGTGTCTACGAATATGAACAGTTACTAAGAGAGGAACATAAGAAGGTTTACAAATTACTTAAAGAAATCGCACCTCAGCCGGAAGTATTTGACTTATTTTTGGTGAGAAATGATTATCATAATGCAAAAGTAATTCTTAAGGCTGAGTTTTTAGGCCAGGATTTTGATGAACTTTTAACCGACACCGGTTCTATTCCTGCTACTAAGTTGAAAATAATGATTAAAGATAGAAATATGTCTGATATGCCTGTAATTATGCAGAAGGCTATTGAGGAATGTATTGATACTTTTAACAGGACAGGAGATCCTCAGGTAATCGACCTGATTTTGGATAAAGCGAGTTTTCGTCAGATGAAAGAGACTGCGGAACGTTCAAAAGTTAAATTTGTGATAGATTTAGTTGAAATATTGATTGATTTGGCAAATATCAAAACCTTCTTAAGAGTAAAAAGACTCAAAAAAAGCTGGGATTTCCTTAATAAAATCCTGATTCCAGGTGGACGAATTGATTTAAAGGTCTTCGTACAAAAGCTGGAAGAACCTCTGGAAGGCTTTGTGGAAGCACTGAGATATACACCTTATGGAGTATTTTGTGAAGAAGGAATTGAAAACTTTAAAAGTACAGGCAATTTGACCAACTTTGAAAAGTTATCTGATGATTTTGTAATTTCTTTTATAAAGAAGGCAAAATATGTATCTTTAGGCATTGAACCGCTAGTAGGGTATTTAATGGCGAAGGAAAATGAGATCAAAATTGCCCGGATTATTATGGTTGGGAAAATTAATAATATTTCTAATGAAATCATTAGAGAAAGGCTGAGAGAAGCTTATGTATAA
- a CDS encoding V-type ATP synthase subunit B, with product MLKEYRTISEVAGPLMLVKQVEGVKYGELGEIELASGEIRRCRVLEVNEDNALVQLFESSAGINLAESKVRFLGRGIELPVSIDMLGRVFDGLGRPIDNGPNIIPDTRLDINGIPMNPAARNYPSEFIQTGVSAIDGLNTLVRGQKLPIFSGSGLPHAQLAAQIARQAKVLGTDSKFAVVFAAIGITFEEADFFISDFKRTGAIDRTVLFINLANDPAIERIATPRMALTAAEYLAFEKDMHVLVILTDITNYAEALREVSAARKEVPGRRGYPGYLYTDLATMYERAGRKRDKEGSITMIPILTMPEDDKTHPIPDLTGYITEGQIILGRELYRKGVMPPIDVLPSLSRLKDKGIGKGKTREDHADTMNQLFAAYARGKEAKELMVILGEAALTDVDKLYAKFADAFEKEYVSQGFEEDRPIEKTLEIGWKLLSILPRGELKRIRDEYLDKYLPKKE from the coding sequence ATGCTTAAAGAGTATAGAACAATATCAGAAGTTGCCGGCCCTTTGATGCTTGTAAAACAGGTTGAAGGTGTAAAATATGGTGAGTTGGGTGAAATAGAACTGGCAAGTGGTGAAATCCGCAGGTGCAGAGTGTTGGAAGTAAATGAGGACAATGCATTGGTACAGCTGTTTGAAAGCTCTGCGGGAATAAACCTGGCAGAAAGCAAGGTAAGATTCCTGGGAAGAGGAATAGAGCTTCCAGTTTCTATTGATATGTTGGGAAGAGTATTTGATGGTTTGGGAAGGCCTATTGATAACGGCCCAAACATTATTCCCGATACCCGGCTTGATATCAATGGTATCCCAATGAACCCTGCAGCAAGAAACTATCCTTCTGAATTCATTCAAACAGGGGTTTCTGCCATTGATGGATTAAATACGCTGGTAAGAGGACAAAAGCTGCCTATATTCTCCGGTTCAGGGTTGCCCCATGCCCAGCTTGCTGCACAGATTGCGCGTCAGGCAAAGGTTCTAGGTACTGACAGCAAGTTCGCCGTTGTATTTGCAGCTATTGGTATTACCTTTGAAGAAGCAGATTTCTTTATTTCTGACTTCAAAAGGACAGGGGCAATTGACCGTACGGTGCTGTTTATCAATCTGGCAAATGACCCTGCCATTGAACGTATAGCTACACCGCGTATGGCTCTTACTGCTGCAGAGTATTTGGCTTTTGAGAAGGATATGCACGTTCTGGTTATCCTGACTGACATTACAAACTATGCAGAAGCTCTGCGTGAAGTGTCTGCTGCAAGGAAAGAGGTTCCTGGGCGTAGAGGATACCCGGGATACTTATATACAGACCTTGCAACTATGTATGAAAGAGCAGGCAGGAAGAGGGATAAGGAAGGAAGTATTACAATGATTCCTATCCTGACAATGCCTGAGGATGATAAGACCCATCCTATCCCTGACCTTACCGGATATATTACTGAGGGCCAGATCATTCTTGGTAGAGAGTTATATAGAAAAGGTGTTATGCCTCCAATAGATGTTTTACCTTCCCTGTCACGTCTAAAAGATAAGGGGATTGGTAAAGGAAAAACCCGTGAAGACCATGCAGATACGATGAATCAATTATTTGCGGCCTATGCAAGAGGTAAGGAAGCAAAAGAATTGATGGTTATTCTTGGAGAAGCAGCACTTACTGATGTAGACAAGCTTTATGCAAAGTTTGCCGATGCTTTTGAAAAGGAATATGTATCTCAAGGTTTCGAAGAAGATAGACCCATTGAAAAGACACTTGAAATAGGATGGAAGTTGCTGTCGATACTGCCAAGGGGAGAATTGAAGCGTATAAGGGATGAATATTTGGATAAATATTTGCCCAAAAAAGAATAA
- a CDS encoding V-type ATP synthase subunit K → MEWIKNLFDGNFLAMLGAALAVFLAGTGSAKGVGIVGEAAAGVVTEDPSKFGQALLLQALPGTQGIYGLLTAFVILNKIGVVGGTMQQLTTAQGFYILVSALPIAFVGLYSGIAQGRAAAAGIGIIAKRPEELAKGITFAAMVETYAVLALLASILMVFGIKL, encoded by the coding sequence ATGGAATGGATTAAAAATTTATTTGATGGTAACTTTTTAGCAATGTTGGGGGCTGCTTTAGCAGTATTTTTAGCTGGGACAGGTTCAGCTAAGGGAGTTGGTATCGTTGGGGAGGCTGCTGCAGGGGTAGTTACAGAAGATCCAAGTAAATTTGGTCAGGCCTTGTTACTTCAGGCGTTACCAGGAACCCAGGGTATTTATGGTTTGCTAACCGCTTTCGTTATACTAAACAAGATTGGTGTTGTTGGTGGAACAATGCAGCAGTTAACTACAGCACAAGGTTTCTATATTCTTGTGTCTGCATTACCAATTGCATTTGTTGGATTGTATTCAGGAATTGCGCAGGGAAGAGCAGCAGCTGCCGGTATAGGAATTATTGCAAAACGTCCGGAAGAGCTTGCAAAAGGTATTACTTTTGCTGCGATGGTTGAAACCTATGCGGTATTGGCATTGCTGGCTTCTATATTAATGGTTTTTGGAATCAAATTATAA
- a CDS encoding ATP synthase subunit A — MSQGTIVKVSGPLVIAEGMRDANMFDVVRVSEHRLIGEIIEMHGDKASIQVYEETAGLGPGEPVVSTGFPLSVELGPGLIETMFDGIQRPLEVMRNKVGSNITRGIEVTALNREKKWKFEPTVTKGTRVVAGDIIGKVQETVVVEHRIMVPYGIEGTIEEIYAGEFTVEDTVAIVKKDNGEKVNLQMMQKWPVRKGRPYKEKLPPSTPLVTGQRVVDTLFPIAKGGVAAVPGPFGSGKTVVQHQLAKWADADIVVYIGCGERGNEMTDVLMEFPELKDPRTGESLMKRTVLIANTSDMPVAAREASIYTGITIAEYFRDMGYSVALMADSTSRWAEALREMSGRLEEMPGEEGYPAYLGSRLAQFYERAGRVISLGTNGREGALTAIGAVSPPGGDLSEPVTQATLRIVKVFWGLDASLAYRRHFPAINWLLSYSLYVDRLGEWINQNVARDWTALRSDAMKLLQEEAELEEIVRLVGVDALSAGDRLTLEAAKSIREDYLHQNAFHDVDTYTSLHKQYRLLQLIMGFYYKGKKALEAGANIKEIFELPVRERIGRAKYTPEEQVNEAFDNIEKELTEQMNRLVSKEVE; from the coding sequence TTGAGCCAGGGAACAATCGTGAAAGTATCCGGTCCTTTGGTTATTGCCGAAGGGATGAGAGATGCAAATATGTTTGATGTGGTCCGTGTTAGTGAACACCGCTTAATTGGTGAAATCATTGAAATGCACGGTGATAAAGCTTCCATACAGGTTTATGAGGAAACTGCCGGTCTGGGTCCTGGAGAGCCTGTTGTATCAACCGGATTTCCTCTTAGCGTAGAACTGGGACCGGGGTTAATTGAAACCATGTTTGACGGTATCCAGAGACCTTTGGAGGTAATGAGAAATAAAGTAGGGAGCAACATTACAAGAGGGATAGAAGTTACTGCCCTTAACAGAGAAAAGAAGTGGAAGTTTGAACCTACTGTAACGAAAGGCACAAGAGTAGTTGCAGGAGATATTATTGGTAAAGTTCAGGAAACAGTTGTTGTAGAACATAGAATAATGGTTCCATACGGTATAGAAGGAACCATTGAGGAAATATATGCAGGTGAATTTACGGTAGAAGATACGGTTGCTATTGTAAAAAAGGATAATGGAGAAAAAGTAAACCTACAAATGATGCAAAAATGGCCGGTACGTAAAGGCAGGCCTTATAAGGAAAAATTGCCTCCAAGCACTCCGCTGGTTACCGGACAAAGAGTTGTCGATACTTTATTCCCAATTGCAAAGGGCGGCGTAGCAGCTGTTCCAGGACCTTTCGGCAGTGGGAAGACAGTTGTTCAGCACCAGCTTGCAAAATGGGCTGATGCCGATATCGTTGTATATATAGGGTGTGGAGAACGTGGTAACGAAATGACCGACGTTCTTATGGAATTTCCCGAATTAAAAGACCCAAGAACCGGTGAATCATTGATGAAGAGAACCGTGCTTATTGCAAATACGTCAGATATGCCGGTTGCAGCCCGTGAGGCGTCTATCTATACCGGTATTACCATCGCAGAATATTTTAGAGACATGGGGTATAGCGTCGCACTTATGGCGGACTCTACTTCCCGTTGGGCAGAAGCATTAAGAGAAATGTCCGGACGTCTGGAAGAAATGCCCGGTGAAGAAGGATATCCTGCATATCTTGGTTCCAGACTTGCACAGTTCTATGAAAGAGCCGGCAGGGTTATAAGTCTGGGTACTAATGGTAGAGAAGGGGCGCTTACTGCAATTGGAGCGGTTTCCCCACCAGGCGGAGACCTCTCGGAACCGGTAACACAGGCTACTCTCCGAATCGTTAAAGTTTTCTGGGGATTGGACGCAAGCCTTGCATATAGGCGTCATTTCCCAGCAATCAACTGGCTGCTTAGCTACTCATTGTATGTAGACAGGCTGGGTGAGTGGATTAATCAAAATGTAGCAAGGGATTGGACGGCATTAAGGTCTGATGCAATGAAGCTCCTGCAGGAAGAAGCCGAATTGGAAGAAATTGTAAGACTTGTTGGTGTAGATGCATTATCGGCTGGTGACAGGCTGACGCTTGAAGCAGCAAAATCGATTCGCGAAGACTATCTGCATCAAAACGCTTTCCATGACGTTGACACCTATACGTCATTGCATAAGCAGTATAGATTATTACAATTAATCATGGGATTCTATTATAAAGGCAAAAAAGCGCTGGAAGCAGGAGCTAATATTAAAGAAATATTTGAACTGCCTGTGAGGGAACGGATAGGTAGAGCAAAATATACTCCTGAAGAACAGGTAAACGAAGCATTTGACAACATCGAAAAAGAACTGACCGAACAAATGAATAGATTAGTATCAAAGGAGGTTGAGTAA
- a CDS encoding V-type ATP synthase subunit E — protein sequence MAGAEKIKEKILEEARLQAQKNLEQAEKEAAEIIQSAQKEAEQKKSEIIERAHKEAVDRKKRLIAAAELEARKQKLQAKQEVVEEAFTRVLNKLNSLPADQYQNILVDMVVRSVRKGNEEIILSDKDKQRLGADFINTINNQLKNKGIAGNVQLSNESRKIDGGFILKTGEVEINNSFEAIMRMQRAELEAEVVKVLF from the coding sequence ATGGCAGGAGCAGAAAAGATAAAAGAGAAGATATTGGAGGAAGCCCGCCTACAAGCACAAAAAAATCTAGAACAGGCTGAAAAAGAAGCTGCTGAGATTATTCAATCTGCCCAAAAAGAGGCAGAACAGAAAAAATCAGAAATTATTGAAAGGGCTCATAAAGAAGCTGTTGACAGAAAAAAGAGACTCATTGCTGCAGCAGAGCTGGAAGCAAGAAAACAAAAATTACAGGCAAAGCAAGAGGTAGTTGAAGAGGCTTTTACAAGAGTTTTGAATAAATTAAACAGCTTACCGGCAGACCAGTATCAAAATATCCTTGTGGACATGGTTGTTCGCTCAGTAAGAAAGGGAAATGAGGAAATTATTCTTTCTGACAAGGATAAGCAGAGATTGGGAGCTGATTTTATTAACACTATAAATAATCAGCTTAAAAATAAAGGTATTGCTGGTAATGTGCAGTTGTCTAATGAATCAAGGAAGATTGATGGTGGTTTCATTTTAAAGACAGGCGAAGTTGAAATCAATAACTCCTTCGAGGCAATAATGAGAATGCAGCGGGCCGAGTTAGAAGCGGAAGTGGTTAAAGTGCTTTTCTAA
- a CDS encoding V-type ATP synthase subunit D, which translates to MAIMRVNPTRMELTRLKKRLKVARRGHKLLKDKRDELMKQFLELVRKNKELREKVEEMLMKVHSNFLIARAVMSSEILEEALMFPKQSVSLEISTKNVMSVDVPVLNFKAQSDDESNIYPYGFATTSGELDSAIGTLSEVFPYMLELAQMEKSAQLLAEEIEKTRRRVNALEYVLIPQLTETIKYITMKLDENERGNLTRLMKVKDMMLEQARRAMAQS; encoded by the coding sequence ATGGCCATTATGCGCGTAAATCCTACCCGAATGGAATTAACTCGTCTTAAGAAAAGGCTGAAAGTTGCCCGAAGAGGTCATAAGCTTTTAAAAGATAAAAGAGACGAATTAATGAAGCAGTTTCTTGAACTGGTCAGAAAAAATAAGGAACTTCGTGAAAAAGTAGAAGAAATGTTAATGAAGGTCCACAGCAACTTCCTGATCGCAAGAGCCGTAATGTCTTCAGAGATACTCGAAGAAGCACTTATGTTTCCAAAACAAAGTGTTTCCCTTGAAATCTCTACTAAAAATGTAATGAGTGTAGACGTTCCGGTTTTAAACTTCAAAGCCCAAAGTGATGATGAGAGCAATATATATCCGTACGGTTTTGCAACAACTTCCGGGGAACTTGATAGTGCAATAGGCACTTTATCGGAAGTATTTCCTTACATGCTGGAGCTTGCTCAGATGGAAAAATCTGCGCAATTACTGGCAGAAGAGATCGAAAAGACCAGAAGAAGAGTAAATGCACTGGAATATGTATTAATTCCTCAGCTAACTGAGACCATTAAGTATATTACTATGAAGCTGGATGAAAATGAAAGAGGAAACCTGACCAGATTAATGAAAGTAAAAGATATGATGCTGGAACAAGCCAGAAGAGCAATGGCACAGTCATAA
- a CDS encoding V-type ATP synthase subunit F — MYKIGVIGDKDSILGFKALGLSVFPVTQPSEAEKILHEMAHEHYAVIYVTEQIAKDIVSSIDQYKDSRFPAIIPIPGNQGALGIGMQGIKKSVERAVGADILFRD, encoded by the coding sequence ATGTATAAGATTGGAGTAATAGGAGATAAAGACAGTATTCTCGGTTTTAAAGCACTTGGTTTGTCGGTTTTTCCTGTCACCCAACCTTCTGAAGCTGAGAAGATATTACACGAGATGGCGCATGAACACTATGCAGTTATCTATGTAACTGAACAAATTGCAAAAGATATTGTTTCAAGTATCGACCAGTATAAGGACAGCAGATTCCCTGCAATTATACCTATCCCGGGAAATCAGGGGGCTTTAGGAATAGGTATGCAGGGTATAAAGAAATCAGTGGAACGCGCAGTAGGAGCAGACATACTGTTTAGAGATTAG
- the rpoN gene encoding RNA polymerase factor sigma-54, which yields MDMNISGNIELNQKLIITPQLQQFVKILQMGQQELNSFAEQQALENPVIEIEPNYDELEYTEKIKKKLDWLEDMDEENRVYYQSSQDKDDYEYTAVSDHEESLQHYLLSQLELLSLDDSDYKIVKYIIQSLNENGYLDTNIEDIAITFNTTKEHIEKNLGIVQSFEPSGVGARDLKECLMIQLKNKGIEDKNLFHLINYYLDELGKNKLNVISKELGISIEAVKDLYSIIKTLNPHPGGSFSSGHDIRYIKPDIIVVKFKDYYEVLLNDLAYPKMSISNYYKNILDSSNDRETRSYIAKKIEQASWIMKCIEQRNNTLLSVAKTIVDIQKQFFDKGPGNLIPMILKDVAEKLSIHESTVSRAIHDKFLQSSWGIFELKYFFSSGFDSKTQGDMTSENIKLVLKEIIDSENKKKPYSDQKIADILCERGLKVARRTVAKYREELNIPAASVRKEF from the coding sequence ATGGATATGAATATATCTGGTAATATTGAACTTAATCAAAAACTCATAATCACTCCTCAACTTCAGCAATTTGTTAAAATCCTCCAGATGGGTCAGCAAGAACTTAATTCATTTGCAGAACAACAGGCTCTTGAAAATCCTGTAATAGAGATTGAACCGAATTATGATGAATTGGAGTACACTGAAAAAATTAAGAAGAAATTGGATTGGCTTGAAGATATGGATGAAGAGAACAGGGTCTACTACCAATCATCTCAAGACAAAGATGATTATGAATATACAGCTGTATCAGATCATGAAGAGAGCCTGCAGCATTATCTTCTCTCTCAATTGGAATTGCTTTCTTTGGATGACTCAGATTACAAAATTGTAAAATACATTATTCAGTCATTAAATGAAAATGGATATCTGGATACAAATATCGAAGATATTGCCATCACTTTTAACACTACTAAGGAACATATAGAAAAAAACCTAGGTATTGTGCAGAGCTTTGAACCTTCAGGAGTAGGGGCACGAGATCTTAAAGAATGTCTTATGATTCAACTTAAAAATAAAGGCATAGAAGATAAGAACCTCTTTCATCTTATCAATTATTATCTTGATGAACTAGGTAAAAATAAACTGAATGTTATTTCCAAAGAGTTGGGTATTTCTATAGAAGCAGTAAAAGACTTATACTCTATTATTAAAACTTTAAATCCTCATCCGGGAGGTTCATTCAGTTCCGGACATGATATCCGTTATATTAAACCGGATATCATAGTGGTAAAATTTAAAGATTATTATGAAGTTCTGCTAAATGATCTTGCCTATCCTAAAATGAGTATCAGCAATTATTATAAGAATATACTTGATAGTTCCAATGACCGTGAGACAAGAAGTTATATTGCAAAAAAAATTGAGCAGGCGTCATGGATTATGAAATGTATTGAGCAGAGAAATAATACCTTGCTGAGTGTAGCAAAAACCATCGTTGATATCCAAAAGCAGTTTTTTGATAAAGGTCCCGGAAATCTTATCCCCATGATATTAAAAGATGTTGCTGAAAAGTTGTCTATACATGAATCTACTGTAAGCAGGGCAATTCATGATAAATTTCTTCAGAGTTCCTGGGGAATTTTCGAATTAAAATATTTTTTCTCTTCCGGCTTTGATTCCAAAACTCAGGGAGATATGACATCAGAAAATATAAAGTTGGTTTTGAAAGAAATCATTGACTCTGAGAATAAAAAGAAGCCTTACAGTGACCAGAAAATTGCTGATATACTATGCGAAAGAGGACTTAAAGTTGCAAGAAGAACCGTTGCCAAATACAGGGAAGAATTGAATATACCTGCTGCATCGGTAAGGAAGGAGTTTTGA